One window from the genome of Anolis sagrei isolate rAnoSag1 chromosome 4, rAnoSag1.mat, whole genome shotgun sequence encodes:
- the SDC2 gene encoding syndecan-2 isoform X1, giving the protein MRNVWILLAFAGVACVSGETRAALTSDKDLYLDNSSIEEASGVYPIDDDDYTSGSGSGDEEEDENTMLEPTPRMLPERPVIPVSDSPRTERTTQKTQTKVPTQTKSSEELDQKKILKPEAENKNDKSEPSEDTDVFTQKHSENLFQRTEVLAAVIAGGVIGFLFAIFLILLLVYRMRKKDEGSYDLGERKPSSAAYQKAPTKEFYA; this is encoded by the exons agAGCAGCACTGACCTCTGATAAAGACCTATATCTTGATAACAGCTCCATTGAAGAAGCATCAGGGGTCTATccaattgatgatgatgattatacatCCGGGTCAGGCTCAG GagatgaagaggaggatgagAACACAATGCTAGAACCAACAcctagaatgcttccagaacgtCCAGTGATTCCAGTTAGTGATTCCCCAAGAACTGAAAGAACTACACAGAAAACACAGACCAAGGTACCTACACAAACAAAG TCATCTGAAGAGCttgatcaaaagaaaatacttaaacCAGAGgctgaaaataaaaatgataaaagtgAACCAAGTGAAGATACTGATGTATTCACTCAGAAACATTCAGAAAACCTTTTTCAGAGAACGGAAGTATTGGCAG CTGTTATCGCTGGTGGAGTTATCGGGTTTCTCTTTGCAATCTTCCTTATCTTGCTTTTGGTATATCGCATGAGGAAGAAGGATGAAGGCAGCTACGATCTCGGGGAACGTAAGCCATCGAGTGCTGCCTATCAGAAGGCACCTACTAAAGAGTTTTACGCATAA
- the SDC2 gene encoding syndecan-2 isoform X2 has product MRNVWILLAFAGVACVSGETRAALTSDKDLYLDNSSIEEASGVYPIDDDDYTSGSGSGDEEEDENTMLEPTPRMLPERPVIPVSDSPRTERTTQKTQTKSSEELDQKKILKPEAENKNDKSEPSEDTDVFTQKHSENLFQRTEVLAAVIAGGVIGFLFAIFLILLLVYRMRKKDEGSYDLGERKPSSAAYQKAPTKEFYA; this is encoded by the exons agAGCAGCACTGACCTCTGATAAAGACCTATATCTTGATAACAGCTCCATTGAAGAAGCATCAGGGGTCTATccaattgatgatgatgattatacatCCGGGTCAGGCTCAG GagatgaagaggaggatgagAACACAATGCTAGAACCAACAcctagaatgcttccagaacgtCCAGTGATTCCAGTTAGTGATTCCCCAAGAACTGAAAGAACTACACAGAAAACACAGACCAAG TCATCTGAAGAGCttgatcaaaagaaaatacttaaacCAGAGgctgaaaataaaaatgataaaagtgAACCAAGTGAAGATACTGATGTATTCACTCAGAAACATTCAGAAAACCTTTTTCAGAGAACGGAAGTATTGGCAG CTGTTATCGCTGGTGGAGTTATCGGGTTTCTCTTTGCAATCTTCCTTATCTTGCTTTTGGTATATCGCATGAGGAAGAAGGATGAAGGCAGCTACGATCTCGGGGAACGTAAGCCATCGAGTGCTGCCTATCAGAAGGCACCTACTAAAGAGTTTTACGCATAA